One Arachis hypogaea cultivar Tifrunner chromosome 18, arahy.Tifrunner.gnm2.J5K5, whole genome shotgun sequence genomic window, ttattctaatagaaaaaaacacaaaaagacacaataaaaaatatattttattttttacttttttattaatttttcataattatattttttattttttattttatcctattCTCGTAACCAAACATAATTTTAGTATCTTTAATAcactaaatacatatattattatattttatgtcTATTTGTGTATCGTTGTCCCTTTTAAAATTTTGTCTCAGCAACCAAACAGTAATCAATAAAAGCATGTACCACTTAGGCCATATTTCTAATGGACATGAACATGAAACAAACGATGCCTTAATCCAGAAGAGCACAGGTAATAAACAATAATACAGGTCAGGTTTAAACTTCTCCTTTGTCCAAATGTCCATATACCGTTTATTCAGTTGAGCCGCATTTCCTCAAGAAGTTCAACAGCGGGGGGCGATTAAGGTTTGGACACATTGTAATAATAGAATCTATATCTATAAATACAATGAAATttacacattaaaaaaaaaaaaaaggaatacaaTTTCACCATTCCGCTTTTTCAAACCTTAGAAAAGGGAAAAAGCACATGATGGTCACAACATCCTAGGTGGACCTTAGACGTGGCACCATTCAACCAAGAAGCAAGAGGCCACTATCAGCATGGAATATACACTTATGCTTTTCTCAAATCTAGACAATTTTGGCAACAAGCACTCATTAAAACCTTTCCATTGAACTATGAACAAATATGTAAGTACAAAATCAAGGAGGGGGCTAGACTATTGCGCCTCTCTTCCAAGACTCCATTTGCACGATCAAAGCAAAGGGTTTTGATAATCTAACCTAGGGAAACAAAATATGTATATAGTGAAACACTTTGCTTCAAAGATGAGTACCGTTAAGAACTGGCTAGTTGAAACTTGAGGAGCGACTCCATCTTCCCTGTAAATAATCCTCCAATGAGACAGTCGGCTCGGTGCTACTGATAGAAACTGCATCATCCTCCACATCCAATAAAGCAAGGTTAAGGTGGGACTGAATATTGGTTGGAACCGATTCCTCATAAAGTCCATCAGGATCCACTGGTGTGTTAACTTCTTGTTCTGCCCACTTCGTCACTTCTTCATCACCTTGCAGAAGTTTCAATATCTGCGATTAAAAAACACGACTGATATTATTAAAAACATTAAAGTTGCATAAAATGGAAACAAGTGAATTTGCACAGATAGAACACTTACAAGACTGATTTGAGGTCGCAATCTAGATGCACGTCTGATGCAGAGAGTAGCAGCCAAAACCATTCTGTTGATCTGGCAATGGTCATATTCACAGCCTAGGTTTGGATCAAGCAAATGGGATAACTTCCCATCTTTCAGAATTCGTGTAGCCTGTATATTGTCATCAATCACATTGAGATCCAAGAATTAGAATGCATGTCTTGTAGGATGTTGGGTTCTTAATATGTACGCACTTCTTTTGTTTTTACAAGTAGTTTTTAATTCataacaatggaaaaacaacTTACCCACATAACAAGGCTCTCCTGGCCCTTTGGACATTCATTGTCAATGGGCTTCTTATTCGAGAGAAGCTCAAGGAGTACAACGCCAAATGCATATACATCAATTTTGTCCGTCACTCTACCATGCATAAAATATTCAGGTGCAAGGTATCTGTCAAAAGAAAAGGTGTTCAtacatcaaatcaaattaaaagtaAAGGCAACCAAGCCAAAGGAGGAACACGAGGGAATGTTACTTACCCAAAAGTTCCAGCCACATCAGTAGAAGCAACATGGGAAGAAGTTGTTCCCCAACTAGCCAGTCCAAAATCTGAGAGCTGAGTACATGGCCACATGGTTTAAGACATGgataaataaaatgaagataaaaaaatttcaaacggTAATAAGTGCCTAACCTGCGGCTCAAAATCATCTGAAAGGAGGATATTTGAAGATTTTACATCCCTATGGATCACAGCCTGCGGACAGCCGTTGTGCAGATAGTCCAATGCCTCAGCCACACCCACAGCCACCTTAAACCTCTCTTTCCAACCAAATGCATCAGAGTCTTTCTTATTGCCTTTGGTAGAAAGCACAAGGTAAAAAAAGACTGATTAGAGAATGTGAAGATCTATGTAATACCTTGCAGAAAACCCAAGATTTTAAGTATTTACCATGAAGGTTTTCTTCTAGGCTTCCccttgataaaaaattataaaccaGTAGTAGATGATTTCCCTCGAAACAAAATCCAGATAGAGATATTATATTCTTGTGATCCAAAGTTGTAAGTATCTCAATTTCCTGAACAAACTCCTTCACCACATCTACAGATGGTTTCAAAATCTTCACGGCCAATTCCTTGCCATCTGGAAGATGTCCTCTGTATACATAACTACTTCCACCTCTGCCGACCAAATTTTCTGATTAATGACCGTGTGTATAGAAACTTGTCAGAAGACATGTCAAGAAAATCACAAGAACAAAATCAGGGAAAATGAAAGTCAGAGTAAGCAAGCAAACCAGGTGAAAAGCTAGCTGTTGCAGATGCAAGATGCTGCAAACTATACGATATACACGAAGACAAGTACTTCTCTCGTAAGCCCTCCAACAATTCTAAAGAAACACTACTCAAGTCACCACAAAGGGAGGGAATAGGAAAGGTGGCAGAAGATCCAAATGGCACAATTGCACCACTCTCTCCATCCAGGGCATAACTGGACTGATCATTGTTCTCAGTAGTACTTGCCTGTTTCTGATCTGGGTGGACTACAGCTGAAAAATGCCAACTGGGATGCCGCAAAGGGCGCTGGAAAATAATTGAGCTTTTCAGTGATGACTTAGAGGTATGCTTTCGGGGGTGGAACACGTGGCGAAGAAACGACCAACCAGGTTTCGACTGATTTGAACCCCTCACCACAATTGAATAACAAGGCGAAGGAGCATCATCAACTTTCTGAATCGGTACTAAAGCCAGAGAATTGTCTTTTTCAGGATCCTCTGGCAAACCTTGCATCAGTTCATTGGTTTCAGAACCCTCTTGTGGTGCCAAAACCGCTGCACAACTCTCACAACTCTTCAAGTTCGAACCATAAGCCACCAACGATTTTAGCAACAATAATGGATCTTCATGTAATTTCTCTGCCATTTTAACAATAGTATAGTTTGTATCATTCTCAATTTCTTCTTATAATTTTCCTTTTCCTAACCAAGAGAATGATCAATTCTACATCTCACATAGGCAAAAGATGAagagaacaataataataaatcaaaatcatcATACTCATAACAAAGTTGAAAGAAAATTAACCTTGATCACAGTGTGCTCTAGAAGCTTCTCTGCTGAACGCAATTTTGCAATTCTTATCAATAGCGAAAACAGAGACACACTTTGGCAATTTCTTTGCGCAGTACTTAGCAACCGACACCGACGACCGGATCGTATGCTGCGTCGCCGAAGTTCCGAGAATCACAGTCTCCACACCAAATGACGTCGCTTCCTGCACCAGAACCTTCTTTGTTGAAGAGCCTCTACACACTTTCAGTTTCAAATCAATCTGCATTAAAACAGCACGAATTCAGTTCCCAAAACCTCTtcctaaaaaaaaagagaaataatgagAATAAGTTAATACTACCAACAACCAAAACAGTAACTGCTCGtttctaattattatttttcttataatcgTTTTCAGTTTTCTAGGCAACCAAACATGCGAGTGGGAGAAAATGGAACTGAAACAACGGAGAAACGGACCTGCTTTAAATTGCAGAAACCTTCGTATGCAGCGAGAACGGAATTGAAGGTCTTCACGAGAGATAGCAGCGTTGACGTGCCTTCTGCAACGAGATTCCACGTAACGTTACAAAAACGCAAACGAAGTCGAagcaaagagagagaagagagttaCCAGTGATGGTGTCGAGCACGTGGAGTGCAATGACGTGGTCGCCGGGCTCCGCCACCTTAACGAGCGCCCACGTCAGCAATTGCCGGCTCCGAGTATCCAATTTCACTCCGACCAGCACTTTCCGTCCACCGTCGACGGTGGAGGAAGCGGCGTTATCAACACCGATCAACTTCATCGGAAAACAGGTTTCTCTCTAACTAACTAACAATTTCTTGTATCTCTTTTTTCCTTTGCCTTGGAAACTGTGAGAGAAACGAATGATCAAGTAATGACGAAGTGTCTTGGTTAAGAGAAAGGGAGTGGGAAAATGTTACGGTGCATTGCGGGTGTGTATTTGTGGTGCAGTGGTCGGTGAGAACTTAGAAGTAAGAGATTTGATCTGGACCGTCCGCTTGATTCGACAGGCTTTTGGGTTAATGTGTGTCTGGTGTAGGGAAGTGTGACATTAATCACGTCAATAAATCAATAATGTATGTTATAATGGACGGTGGCTGATGTGTCAAATGCTTAATCACAAAGGCAATGATTGTGTATGGCGAAGCGCATGGAGTTTTATTGCGGATCATGTCCACATTCCACAGTAGTGACAGTACCCACAGTACTCTGTAGAGTGTAGAGCCTTTGTACAACCTTctatcttataaaatttttttcttatgttgttaagtatttatttttttatcatataatatatattttttttacttaaaaatatgTATTCCTAGTataaaaaaagtgaaaatttaaaataattaggatATTCATTAAGatcataaaatattatattttataaaaaaaattctaattttatatagCAAAAGCCAATGCcaatttgtaaaattattattataaatgttaggaaaaatccaaaaaacacgtataacataattaataataataatatatattgagaATGGAAACTTtaaatgtttttaatatatttaacatagTTAAAATATAGTGagaatatcaaaattaatttattattttttctttaataaataCTCTTAATTTGTGAACCAGATTctaaataaattcaataattcgacccaaaaaatattcatttattgtggttattttaatgtttaaaattaatGCGACAAATCAAACAATAAAACAGTAGCAATAATTAATTAGACGTTGATATTTATGTATGGCTATCTtaatctctctctcctcctcgcTCTCTCTTAATAAAGGCAATCTTAATCCTGAATATAATAGAGAACACCGATTCAAAGTAATAAACAAAATGTACgaaataagaataagaatttaGCATTTAATTGGCTAAATTATTGTGTTTCCGCACACTTGTCCTTTAATTAACATTATAatcgaataaataaataataaataaattacactatCATTTCCAACcataaatattcaaaatattgataaatattgttggaataaattaattttaatatcctAGATCATCCAtgttgaatcaccaaaaatatatatatcataatgcggaagcgtacctgaattcataaacatgaatcatacgaTTGGAAGAGTTTGGattttgtggttctttcgatcttcctcaaccaaagccttctgtattcctaggaggctgaactgcaactcttttgatggggaaagagtaacaaaggcggctttggtatattgggaccgaaaccctgaaggtctatttatatttgagcatggtcTGGATGTGAATGAGTGGAATTACTTATCCCTCGGTCTATTAGTGAACTATCTCTCCAGGGATTGTGAAAGATGTTCCACTAGAAATATTCTTGTTATTGCTTCGACTCATATTCCCCAAAAAGTGGATCCCGCTCTAATAGCTCCGAATAAATTAAATACATGCATTAAGATACGAAGGCTTCTTATTCCACAACAACGAAAGCACTTTTTCACTCTTTTTAAGGGAATATAAAAATATTCCTATAGAATCTTGAGGAACGGGAGAATTTAATCGTAAATATCGACTAATTCTTACGAAGTACAAATCAAAAAGAAGTCTAAAAAAAAAGATCAATTTCATCTATATCGAATTTGAATATCAGAATAGTAGATATAGTTTTGTttcgaattttctctttttttggaaTGGAATATTTACAGAATCCCCATGAATAGGACTAAACCTTATTCCATGGTATTTACATAAGATTCctctttcttattcttcttattcTTAAGCAAGTCCCCGAGAGGGCTTAGTTGATCCATGATTTATGTTTCGTCTTTCGTTTCCTTTTCGTTTGTTTCGAGAGATATATTGATCACTTCCGATTCTTTTTCCATTGATTCTTTTCCGATCGAGATGTATGGATCCATGGGTCTATGTGTCTATATAGATCCTATTCATGGATTAaacccattaaacccttaagcccaaataaaatagtatctaaagctcaaaagataatatatctaaaatccaaaaagataattatctaaggagcaaaagataatatccggttttattctcatttaattccaaatcaaaattaataatgacttattcaatttagcatttataacaataaatgagatcaccattatataagtcatttaatttgaaatagcataatttgtgattataattaatatatgtattgcccacaaataaattaggaaatcaaataatttcctaacaatctcccacttgggctatacatatattatttcttgacataatcacatctttataaactttatgcgcgcatctaaatgctatttctctcattactttaacaatctggtccgtctcatacattagatatggaactaccgcagcttttatcacattaaat contains:
- the LOC112770820 gene encoding protein kinase STUNTED is translated as MKLIGVDNAASSTVDGGRKVLVGVKLDTRSRQLLTWALVKVAEPGDHVIALHVLDTITEGTSTLLSLVKTFNSVLAAYEGFCNLKQIDLKLKVCRGSSTKKVLVQEATSFGVETVILGTSATQHTIRSSVSVAKYCAKKLPKCVSVFAIDKNCKIAFSREASRAHCDQEKLHEDPLLLLKSLVAYGSNLKSCESCAAVLAPQEGSETNELMQGLPEDPEKDNSLALVPIQKVDDAPSPCYSIVVRGSNQSKPGWSFLRHVFHPRKHTSKSSLKSSIIFQRPLRHPSWHFSAVVHPDQKQASTTENNDQSSYALDGESGAIVPFGSSATFPIPSLCGDLSSVSLELLEGLREKYLSSCISYSLQHLASATASFSPENLVGRGGSSYVYRGHLPDGKELAVKILKPSVDVVKEFVQEIEILTTLDHKNIISLSGFCFEGNHLLLVYNFLSRGSLEENLHGNKKDSDAFGWKERFKVAVGVAEALDYLHNGCPQAVIHRDVKSSNILLSDDFEPQLSDFGLASWGTTSSHVASTDVAGTFGYLAPEYFMHGRVTDKIDVYAFGVVLLELLSNKKPIDNECPKGQESLVMWATRILKDGKLSHLLDPNLGCEYDHCQINRMVLAATLCIRRASRLRPQISLILKLLQGDEEVTKWAEQEVNTPVDPDGLYEESVPTNIQSHLNLALLDVEDDAVSISSTEPTVSLEDYLQGRWSRSSSFN